The Methylobacterium currus genome contains a region encoding:
- a CDS encoding peroxidase-related enzyme (This protein belongs to a clade of uncharacterized proteins related to peroxidases such as the alkylhydroperoxidase AhpD.) has protein sequence MAGAKTRTGTRPEVGERPAPQETEGTVMALDLPPSPDLSPEMQAYFDKCREKIGFVPNVLLAYAHDSAKLEAFATLYNDLMLAPSGLSKLEREMIAVAVSSVNRCYYCLTAHGAAVRGLSGDPVLGEMMAMNYRAADLSRRHRAMLDFAVALTEAPWTIEEEDREALRDAGFSERDLWDIAAVASFFNMSNRMASAVDMRPNRTYHGEARALPGLDEA, from the coding sequence ATGGCGGGCGCCAAGACGCGGACGGGGACCAGGCCGGAGGTGGGCGAGCGGCCGGCGCCGCAGGAGACCGAGGGCACCGTGATGGCCCTCGATCTTCCGCCCTCGCCCGACCTGTCGCCGGAGATGCAGGCCTACTTCGACAAGTGCCGCGAGAAGATCGGTTTCGTGCCGAACGTGCTCCTCGCCTACGCCCACGACAGCGCCAAGCTCGAGGCCTTCGCCACTCTTTACAACGACCTGATGCTGGCGCCCTCCGGCCTGTCGAAACTCGAGCGCGAGATGATCGCGGTGGCGGTGTCGAGCGTGAACCGCTGCTACTACTGCCTCACCGCGCACGGGGCTGCGGTGCGCGGCCTGTCGGGGGACCCGGTGCTGGGCGAGATGATGGCGATGAACTACCGCGCCGCCGATCTCTCGCGCCGCCACCGCGCCATGCTCGACTTCGCGGTGGCCCTGACCGAGGCGCCCTGGACCATCGAGGAGGAGGACCGCGAGGCCCTGCGCGACGCCGGCTTCTCCGAGCGCGACCTGTGGGACATCGCGGCGGTGGCGAGCTTCTTCAACATGTCGAACCGCATGGCCTCGGCCGTCGACATGCGGCCGAACCGCACCTATCACGGCGAGGCCCGGGCTCTGCCTGGCTTGGACGAGGCCTGA
- the bluB gene encoding 5,6-dimethylbenzimidazole synthase yields MTGSAGAPEFGAEFRARFAELVAWRRDVRRFRPDPVPDDAVRECLALAGLSPSVGNSQPWRFVRVSDPDRRAAVTASFLRCNEAAATTYDDARAAAYRSLKLAGLREAPLHLAVFCDEATGAGHGLGRATMPEMLRYSAVTAIHTFWLAARSHGLGVGWVSILCPEEVTAVLDVPTAWRLIAYLCVGYPAEEHADPELVRHGWQARLEAPMLER; encoded by the coding sequence ATGACCGGGTCGGCGGGTGCGCCGGAATTCGGGGCGGAGTTCCGGGCCCGCTTCGCGGAGCTGGTCGCCTGGCGCCGCGATGTGCGGCGCTTCCGCCCCGATCCTGTGCCGGACGACGCGGTGCGGGAGTGCCTGGCCCTCGCCGGCCTCAGCCCCTCGGTCGGCAACAGCCAGCCCTGGCGCTTCGTGCGGGTCTCGGATCCGGACCGCCGCGCGGCGGTGACCGCCAGCTTCCTGCGCTGCAACGAGGCGGCGGCCACGACTTACGACGACGCCCGCGCCGCCGCCTACCGGAGCCTCAAGCTCGCGGGCCTGCGCGAGGCGCCCTTGCATCTGGCGGTGTTCTGCGACGAGGCGACCGGGGCCGGCCACGGCCTCGGCCGCGCCACCATGCCGGAGATGCTGCGCTACTCGGCCGTCACCGCCATTCACACGTTCTGGCTCGCGGCACGCAGCCACGGCCTCGGCGTCGGCTGGGTCTCGATCCTCTGCCCGGAAGAGGTCACGGCGGTGCTCGACGTGCCGACCGCCTGGCGGCTGATCGCCTATCTGTGCGTCGGCTACCCGGCGGAGGAGCACGCCGATCCGGAGCTGGTGCGCCACGGCTGGCAGGCACGGCTGGAGGCGCCGATGCTGGAGCGGTGA
- a CDS encoding SDR family oxidoreductase, with the protein MARILLTGATGFLGGAVLHQGLSRRDGTEWVCLVRCASAEQGRQRIAARLSRFTDPFTAQRLARAVEVVPGDFTRADLDADPRLDSVTHVLHLAADTSWWGEERVSRTNHDGTLALARRARTMPRLVRFLHVSTAMICGTEAPPLVEEAAYPSPQARHLVAYTVSKAAAETSLAGSFADLPIVVARPSIVVGHSTLGSAPSSSILWVIRAADRLRLVPCDPASAVDIVPVDWVADSLLGLLRKPLLAHNLYHVSAGEGARARWDDLMRAFAAADPEGGTRDDFTRFDLVADRALLRRRFSEAFGLDGALKQAMLRAVRAYYAFCSLDLTFSNARLLAEGFAPPPAFADYLKVCLENAPEIAEQFADDLEMFVAPEPTPVLPLTASA; encoded by the coding sequence GTGGCACGGATCTTACTGACGGGCGCAACCGGCTTTCTGGGCGGCGCCGTCCTTCACCAGGGCTTGAGCCGGCGCGACGGCACCGAGTGGGTCTGCCTCGTGCGCTGCGCCAGCGCCGAGCAGGGCCGGCAGCGGATCGCCGCCCGGCTGTCGCGCTTCACCGACCCGTTCACGGCCCAGCGCCTCGCCCGCGCGGTCGAGGTCGTGCCGGGCGACTTCACCCGCGCCGACCTCGACGCCGACCCGCGGCTCGATTCCGTCACCCACGTGCTGCATCTCGCCGCCGACACCTCGTGGTGGGGCGAGGAGCGGGTCAGCCGCACCAACCACGACGGCACGCTGGCGCTGGCCCGCCGCGCCCGGACCATGCCGCGCCTCGTCCGCTTCCTGCACGTCAGCACCGCGATGATCTGCGGCACCGAGGCGCCGCCCCTCGTCGAGGAGGCGGCCTATCCGTCGCCCCAGGCGCGCCACCTCGTCGCCTATACCGTCTCGAAGGCGGCGGCCGAGACCTCGCTCGCCGGCAGCTTCGCCGACCTGCCGATCGTGGTGGCCCGCCCTTCGATCGTGGTCGGGCACTCGACGCTGGGGTCGGCGCCGAGCTCGAGCATCCTGTGGGTGATCCGTGCCGCCGACCGGCTGCGCCTGGTGCCGTGCGACCCCGCGAGCGCCGTCGACATCGTCCCGGTCGACTGGGTCGCCGACAGCCTGCTCGGCCTGCTGCGCAAGCCGCTTCTCGCGCACAACCTCTATCACGTCTCGGCCGGCGAGGGCGCCCGGGCCCGCTGGGACGACCTGATGCGGGCCTTCGCGGCCGCCGACCCCGAGGGTGGCACCCGCGACGACTTCACCCGCTTCGACCTCGTCGCCGACCGGGCGCTGCTGCGCCGGCGCTTCTCCGAGGCCTTCGGCCTCGACGGCGCCCTGAAGCAGGCGATGCTGCGGGCGGTGCGGGCCTATTACGCCTTCTGCTCCCTCGACCTGACTTTCTCCAACGCGCGGCTCCTCGCGGAAGGCTTCGCACCCCCGCCGGCCTTCGCCGATTACCTCAAGGTCTGCCTCGAGAACGCGCCCGAGATCGCCGAGCAATTCGCCGACGACCTCGAGATGTTCGTGGCGCCGGAGCCGACGCCGGTCCTGCCGCTGACGGCGAGCGCATGA
- a CDS encoding IS630 family transposase (programmed frameshift): MTSPLSLDLRERVVSAVLAGASCRQAGERFGVSAASVSRWHARHLRDGHVRPKPMGGDQRSQIIEAHAPRILRLCEERGNIVLSELRDALAEQGVATSTSSLSRFLARHRITRKKGLFHAAEQDRPDVAEARQAWFEGQLDLDPDRLVFIDETAASTRMARRYGWAPRGQRCRLPVPCGHYKTTTVTAALRTSGLTATAIFDGATNGRRFLDYVTDTLVPVLRPGDTVILDNLQAHKVTGVREAIAAAGARVVYLPPYSPEFNPIEQAFAKLKTLLRTAAARTVEDLHAAIRQAFAAFTPKECRNYLNAAGY, translated from the exons ATGACCTCACCCTTGTCCCTCGATCTGCGTGAGCGTGTGGTGTCCGCTGTCCTGGCGGGCGCGTCTTGCCGCCAGGCTGGCGAGCGGTTCGGTGTCAGCGCCGCCAGCGTCAGCCGCTGGCACGCCCGCCATCTCCGGGACGGCCACGTCCGGCCCAAGCCGATGGGCGGAGACCAGCGCTCGCAGATCATCGAGGCCCACGCCCCGCGGATCCTGAGGCTGTGCGAGGAGCGCGGCAACATCGTGCTGTCGGAACTGCGCGACGCCTTGGCCGAGCAGGGCGTCGCCACCAGCACCAGCAGCCTGTCGCGCTTCCTGGCCCGCCATCGCATCACCCGTAAAAAGGGGCTCT TTCACGCCGCCGAGCAGGACCGACCGGACGTAGCGGAGGCGCGCCAGGCGTGGTTCGAGGGCCAACTCGACCTCGATCCGGACCGTCTGGTGTTCATCGACGAGACCGCCGCTTCGACCCGGATGGCGCGTCGCTATGGCTGGGCTCCACGCGGCCAGCGCTGTCGCCTGCCAGTGCCGTGCGGGCACTACAAGACCACCACCGTCACGGCGGCACTGCGTACGAGCGGCCTGACGGCGACAGCCATCTTCGATGGAGCCACCAACGGCCGGCGCTTCCTAGACTACGTCACCGACACGCTGGTCCCAGTGCTCCGGCCAGGCGACACGGTGATCCTCGACAACCTTCAGGCCCACAAGGTGACGGGCGTGCGCGAGGCCATCGCGGCGGCTGGCGCGCGGGTGGTGTACCTCCCGCCCTACAGCCCGGAGTTCAACCCGATCGAGCAGGCCTTCGCCAAACTCAAAACCTTGCTGCGCACCGCAGCCGCGCGCACGGTCGAAGACCTGCATGCTGCGATCCGCCAAGCCTTTGCTGCCTTCACCCCAAAGGAGTGTCGCAACTACCTCAATGCAGCTGGATACTAG
- a CDS encoding ABC transporter permease, producing the protein MAYQAKSALEIQLDVLGALMLRDIRTRFGGTMWGYGIAVGWPCAHILVITGFYVIRHLPTPIGDSVVLFAVSGLSPYIILNYMSRKMMEGPLQNRQLIYFPQVKFFDVVMSRAIVEICTSSLSIALVFFIAACCGAQVLPRDPFAFCESILIALCFAMSMGFTNVFISQLFPPWQIGVIVPTLLMYFTSGAIFVTESMPAVIYEYVQWNPLMHIVKICRSSFYPGYGADASLLYVLIVSGTLAMIGLLGIRFVVPRFLN; encoded by the coding sequence ATGGCGTACCAGGCGAAGTCGGCGCTCGAGATCCAGCTGGACGTGCTCGGCGCACTCATGCTGCGCGACATTCGTACCCGGTTCGGCGGCACGATGTGGGGCTACGGCATCGCCGTCGGCTGGCCCTGCGCGCACATCCTGGTCATCACCGGCTTCTACGTAATCCGGCACCTGCCCACCCCGATCGGCGACAGCGTCGTGTTGTTCGCCGTATCCGGCCTCTCGCCCTACATCATTCTCAACTACATGTCCCGAAAGATGATGGAAGGGCCGCTGCAAAATCGGCAGCTGATTTACTTTCCTCAGGTAAAATTCTTCGATGTCGTTATGTCTCGCGCCATTGTCGAGATTTGCACCAGCAGTCTCAGCATAGCTTTGGTCTTTTTCATTGCGGCATGTTGTGGCGCTCAAGTGTTACCAAGGGATCCCTTTGCGTTTTGTGAAAGCATATTGATCGCACTTTGCTTTGCCATGTCGATGGGGTTCACCAACGTCTTCATCTCGCAACTGTTTCCGCCGTGGCAGATCGGCGTCATCGTCCCGACGCTCCTCATGTATTTCACGAGCGGCGCGATCTTCGTGACGGAGTCAATGCCGGCGGTCATTTACGAGTACGTGCAATGGAATCCGCTCATGCACATCGTGAAGATCTGTCGATCGTCCTTCTATCCCGGCTACGGCGCAGATGCCTCGCTTCTCTACGTTCTCATAGTCAGTGGAACGCTCGCGATGATCGGCTTGCTGGGCATCCGCTTCGTGGTGCCGCGCTTCCTCAACTGA
- a CDS encoding DMT family transporter, with product MNPFLTLAVAIGAEITATLALKAAGGLTRPGPTVLVALGYGTALWLMSGSMDMLPIGIVYAIWAGVGMVGAALGGAILFGEPVTPLMILGIGVIAVGVGILAAAQAHA from the coding sequence ATGAACCCGTTCCTGACCCTCGCGGTGGCGATCGGCGCCGAGATCACCGCGACGCTCGCCCTCAAGGCCGCCGGCGGGCTCACCCGCCCGGGGCCGACCGTCCTGGTCGCCCTCGGCTACGGCACCGCCCTGTGGCTGATGTCGGGCAGCATGGACATGCTGCCGATCGGCATCGTCTACGCGATCTGGGCCGGGGTGGGCATGGTCGGGGCGGCGCTCGGCGGCGCCATCCTGTTCGGCGAGCCGGTGACCCCGCTGATGATCCTCGGCATCGGCGTGATCGCGGTCGGCGTCGGCATCCTGGCGGCGGCGCAGGCTCACGCCTGA
- a CDS encoding TetR/AcrR family transcriptional regulator, which yields MARQGPSKREAIVAATKALLWERGYEATSPRDVLARSGAGQGSLYHHFPGKREVAAAALAEMAGEEIAVIDALFASGTPPLDRVRAYLTRERQALRGCRLARLANEAAMEEPALREPVAAYLGRIQACLRASLEEAKAAGSLIPGIEPAPFAAVLIAIVEGGYVLARVHWDEAAMREAIDGAVQLVAAATRPQA from the coding sequence GTGGCGCGGCAGGGACCATCGAAGCGCGAGGCGATCGTCGCGGCGACGAAGGCGTTGCTCTGGGAGCGCGGCTACGAGGCGACGAGCCCGCGGGACGTGCTGGCGCGCAGCGGCGCCGGCCAGGGCAGCCTCTACCACCACTTCCCCGGCAAGCGGGAGGTGGCGGCCGCGGCGCTCGCCGAGATGGCCGGGGAGGAGATCGCGGTGATCGACGCGCTGTTCGCGTCCGGCACACCGCCCCTCGACCGCGTGCGGGCCTACCTGACCCGCGAGCGGCAGGCCCTGCGCGGCTGCCGCCTCGCCCGCCTCGCCAACGAAGCCGCCATGGAGGAGCCCGCCCTGCGCGAGCCGGTCGCGGCCTATCTCGGGCGCATCCAGGCCTGCTTGCGCGCGAGCCTGGAGGAAGCGAAGGCGGCCGGCAGCCTCATTCCCGGAATCGAGCCCGCCCCGTTCGCGGCGGTGCTGATCGCGATCGTCGAGGGCGGCTACGTGCTCGCCCGGGTGCACTGGGACGAGGCCGCGATGCGCGAGGCCATCGACGGCGCCGTGCAGCTCGTCGCCGCGGCCACCCGCCCTCAGGCGTGA
- a CDS encoding tautomerase family protein — MPLVHISLKRERPASERRAIADAVHAALVGSIGVPADDRFQIVSCQFDEVIYDPGYLGIARSDDLVIVQIHLSTGRSVAQKKALFAAITENLSAAGVRPDDVFVNLVETARENWSFGNGIAHYADAPPPHLAGAA; from the coding sequence ATGCCCCTGGTCCACATCTCCCTGAAGCGCGAGCGCCCCGCCTCCGAGCGGCGCGCCATCGCGGATGCCGTCCATGCCGCCCTCGTCGGCAGCATCGGCGTGCCGGCCGACGACCGCTTCCAGATCGTCTCCTGCCAGTTCGACGAGGTGATCTACGATCCGGGCTATCTCGGCATCGCCCGAAGCGACGATCTGGTGATCGTGCAGATCCACCTGTCGACCGGGCGCAGCGTCGCGCAGAAGAAGGCGCTGTTCGCCGCCATCACGGAGAATCTCAGCGCGGCCGGGGTGCGGCCGGACGACGTGTTCGTGAACCTGGTCGAGACGGCGCGGGAGAACTGGTCCTTCGGCAACGGCATCGCCCATTACGCCGATGCCCCCCCGCCCCACCTCGCGGGCGCGGCCTGA